From Carassius gibelio isolate Cgi1373 ecotype wild population from Czech Republic chromosome B21, carGib1.2-hapl.c, whole genome shotgun sequence, the proteins below share one genomic window:
- the gfi1b gene encoding zinc finger protein Gfi-1b, producing MPRSFLVKSKKSHNVHRPIDTEQSEQKLPDPTPKTIPALVPLEPKECNSPERPKVDSVTRPSHRDPYDFIKCEQEPDCPIPSLPELPITTRRPFYLSEPQLAEFPPYYKSSYTWDHVPATYDFRQMGFSPSLLQHASSLYGAHLKQSSEPQQPLDCSTHYSPTSNTYHCITCDKVFSTPHGLEVHVRRSHSGTRPFGCSICRKSFGHAVSLEQHMNVHSQERSFECKMCGKTFKRSSTLSTHLLIHSDTRPYPCQYCGKRFHQKSDMKKHTYIHTGEKPHKCQVCGKAFSQSSNLITHSRKHTGFKPFGCEICSKGFQRKVDLRRHHESQHSLK from the exons ATGCCACGATCATTTTTGGTGAAAAGTAAAAAGTCTCATAATGTGCACCGACCCATCGACACCGAGCAAAGTGAACAGAAACTCCCGGATCCAACACCCAAGACAA TCCCAGCGCTGGTCCCTTTGGAACCAAAGGAATGTAATTCCCCAGAGCGGCCTAAGGTAGATTCGGTCACCCGGCCGTCCCACAGAGACCCGTATGACTTCATCAAGTGTGAGCAAGAGCCAGACTGTCCAATACCATCCCTACCTGAGCTGCCTATCACAACCAGACGGCCGTTTTACTTATCTG AGCCTCAGCTGGCAGAGTTCCCTCCCTACTACAAGAGCTCTTATACCTGGGATCATGTTCCTGCAACATATGACTTCAGGCAGATGGGCTTCTCTCCATCGCTCCTGCAGCACGCCAGCAGCCTGTACGGAGCTCATCTGAAGCAGAGCTCTGAGCCTCAACAACCACTGGACTGCAGCACACACTACTCACCCACATCTAACACCTACCACTGCATTACCTGTGACAAG GTGTTTTCCACTCCTCACGGGCTGGAGGTACACGTCAGACGTTCTCACAGTGGCACACGTCCCTTTGGATGCAGCATCTGCAGAAAGAGCTTTGGCCACGCAGTCAGCTTAGAGCAACACATGAACGTCCACTCTCAG GAAAGAAGTTTTGAGTGCAAGATGTGTGGAAAGACCTTCAAGCGCTCCTCAACGCTGTCCACTCACCTGCTGATCCACTCGGACACACGGCCGTACCCCTGTCAGTACTGCGGCAAGAGATTCCACCAGAAATCTGATATGAAGAAACACACCTACATCCACACAG GTGAGAAACCTCACAAATGCCAGGTGTGTGGCAAGGCCTTCAGCCAGAGCTCTAACCTCATCACACACAGCCGCAAACACACGGGATTCAAGCCGTTCGGCTGCGAGATCTGTTCCAAAGGCTTCCAGAGGAAGGTGGATCTTCGCAGACACCACGAGAGCCAGCACAGCCTTAAATAA